Proteins encoded by one window of Pseudorca crassidens isolate mPseCra1 chromosome 3, mPseCra1.hap1, whole genome shotgun sequence:
- the F2RL1 gene encoding proteinase-activated receptor 2, with amino-acid sequence MRSLSAAWLLGGVILLGTSASCNRTVLGEKLGQGGRPSKGRSLIGYVDNSPQITGRGATVEPVFSVDESSASVLTGKLTTVFLPIVYTIVFAVGLPSNGMALWVFLFRTKKKHPAVIYMANLALADLLSVIWFPLKIAYHIHGNNWIYGESLCKVLIGFFYGNMYCSILFLTCLSVQRYWVIVNPMLYPMKKASIAISVSLGIWLLILLVTIPLYAVKQTLYIPALNITTCHDVLPEAVLVGDMFNYFLSLAIGVFLFPAFLTAFAYVLMIRTLQSSALDKNSEKKRQRAIKLIVTVLAMYLICFTPSNLLLVVHYFLIKNWGQSHVYALYLIALCLSTLNSCIDPFVYYFISQDIRDHAKNALLCRSVRTVKQMQISHTSVKFSRKSSSYSSSSTSVKTSY; translated from the exons ATGCGAAGCCTGAGCGCGGCGTGGCTGCTGGGGGGCGTCATCCTGCTGGGGACCTCTGCCTCCTGCAATCGCACCGTCCTAGGTGAGAAACTTGGCCAAGGAGG TAGACCCTCTAAAGGAAGAAGTCTCATTGGTTACGTTGATAACTCACCTCAGATCACGGGGAGAGGAGCAACAGTGGAACCAGTCTTCTCTGTGGATGAGtcttctgcctctgtcctcactgGAAAACTGACTACTGTCTTTCTTCCAATTGTCTACACGATCGTATTTGCGGTTGGTTTGCCAAGTAATGGCATGGCCCTGTGGGTCTTTCTTTTCCGAACGAAGAAGAAGCACCCTGCTGTGATTTACATGGCCAACCTGGCCTTGGCAGACCTCCTCTCTGTTATCTGGTTCCCTTTGAAGATTGCCTATCACATCCATGGCAACAACTGGATTTATGGGGAATCTCTCTGCAAGGTACTCATTGGCTTTTTCTACGGCAACATGTACTGCTCCATCCTCTTCCTGACCTGTCTCAGTGTGCAGAGATACTGGGTCATCGTGAACCCCATGCTGTACCCCATGAAGAAGGCGAGCATTGCCATCAGTGTCTCCCTGGGAATATGGCTGCTGATTCTGCTGGTTACTATCCCCTTATACGCTGTGAAGCAGACCCTCTACATTCCAGCCCTTAACATCACGACCTGTCATGATGTTTTGCCAGAGGCGGTGTTGGTGGGGGACATGTTCAATTATTTCCTCTCTCTGGCCATCGGAGTCTTTCTGTTCCCAGCCTTCCTTACGGCCTTTGCCTATGTGCTGATGATCCGGACCCTCCAATCTTCTGCCTTGGataaaaactcagaaaagaagAGGCAGAGAGCCATCAAGCTCATCGTCACTGTCCTGGCCATGTACCTGATCTGCTTCACTCCTAGTAACCTTCTGCTCGTGGTGCATTACTTCCTGATTAAAAACTGGGGCCAGAGCCACGTCTATGCCCTGTACCTCATAGCCCTCTGCCTCTCCACCCTCAACAGCTGCATTGACCCCTTTGTCTATTACTTCATTTCACAAGACATCAGGGATCACGCAAAGAATGCTCTGCTTTGTCGGAGCGTCCGTACTGTAAAGCAGATGCAAATATCCCACACATCAGTCAAATTCTCTAGGAAATCCAGCTCTTACTCTTCAAGTTCAACCAGTGTTAAAACCTCCTATTGA